The Venturia canescens isolate UGA chromosome 4, ASM1945775v1, whole genome shotgun sequence genomic interval AGGATGATGATAAACCGGTGCTTGGATTGTCAGCTCTTCTTGGTGATTCAATTAAAGACGAATCTGGAGATGAAGATTTTGTAGGCTTGGAAAATTCCGAAGATgatgacgacgatgacgacgatgatgatgatgatgatgaggagGAGGAATCTGATGATGAAATGGTTGATCAATCTCTCAACTCGTCAAACGTCACATCCaccgatgatgatgatgatgaagaGGATGAGGACGAaaatgacgatgatgatgatgacgacgaagatgacgaatcGATGCCTGGCCTCACTGATCTCCTTGGAACTTCTCTGGCTGATGACTCCGACGATAATGACTTTGAAGCAGATGATGACGAAGATGAAGACGAGGACATCAGTGATGAAGAAGATAACGAAGAGGTTCCAGAATCCAAGAATAAGaacaagaaagaaaagaaatccACCTCCGAATCTCCTAAGCAAACTCCTGAAGAGAAAGCTGAACAGGACAAAAGAACCATTTTTGTAGGCAACCTTCCAAAGGACGTCAAAGTTCAAGTTTTGGctaaagaattcaagaaatttGGTCCCATCCAATCTATTAGACTCAGAGGAATAATACCTGAAGATCCAAAAATGTCATTGAAAGTTGCTGCGATCAAGAAGAAATTCCATCGGAAAAGCGGCAACATATGTGCCTTCATAGTCTACAAGGATGAAGAGTCTGTCCAGAAAGCTCTTGCCGTGAATGGGAAAATGTTCCAAGGCAATTACTTGAGAGTCGATCGCTCACAGAGGCCCAGTGCAGGAGATAAAAAGAAATCGGTATTTCTGGGAAATTTGCCCTTCAGTaagtaacatttttattgtttaattatCGCGTCGAAATCTTGGCACTCTGAAGAGTCgcgaaaatttcggaaaatacAACATAGCCCGAAATTGACATAAATTTCATACGTTTTATGATGTTTTCTTCCtcagattttttgaaattgttgaaataattCATCAATTCGTTACCACGTACGAATTTGATTATTTAATATTTGTGATttgatttatattttcacAGCTGTCGAAGACAACGAGTTATGGGAAGCTTTCAAAGGTTGCGGAAGAATTGAATCAGTTCGCATCATCCGACATCGTCAGTCGGGTCTCGGACGTGGATTTGGTTACATAAATTTCGAAACTTCGGACGGTGCTGTGCTCGCTTTGAGTCTAGATGGTACTGAAATCAGCAATCGAAAAGTTCGCGTCACAGCTTGCACTTCTCGAGAGGCGTCGAAGAAGCAGCAGCAAAGTCCCGAAAAAGGTGGCAAAAGGAAGCATCAATCGGAAAGCGAATCGAACGATTCaccgaaaaaagtgaaaaccgAGAACTCCGAAGGAGTAGAGCGTGCGGTGAGTGCTTTTTAAAATATCTCCCAAGTTTTGAAcgtcgattttcaaaaatttgaagttaacctttgaaaaatggaaattccaGACCCACAACAGTTTGAATGCGGAGAGACGcaagaaaaaaagcaacaaaCGTTCTCAAGGTGACAAACAGAGAGCAAAAGCAGCCTCGGCCAGTCCGAAGAGCGACAACAGTCCGCAAAAATTCCAAGGTCAAACCGGCGGTAccaaaaataagaaagaaaaacaggaCAAGacttcgaaaaagaaaaagcaaaTAGCCGCGAAGTTGCTCGCCAAGCCGAAAAAACCATCGacgaattgaaaatgtttctaattttcattaagtttctctattctttttttttgttttttcttttatcgttTTTAGCTACGTCAAATATTTATGGTATAACACGTCGATATAACCGTAACGTTGAGCCATGTGTGTCACCAAGAATTCAATTCCGTACTTGGTTCGAACTTGCTTGCTGAGTTTTTATGCATCATCGACTTTCCTCattgaaaattccatttttttttaattcatccaTTAAAAAGACGAATGTATATAACACGTTTATCACATTAGATGTAGATGGTAATgatatattataaaaaaaacatgcgcAAATGTActagagaattaaaaaaaggaaCGCGTAATGAACTTTTATTGtttacaatattttctctcaagttttttccccacttatcaaattttttatcttcgtgtGCAATTGCGAGGGAAAACTTTGGATGTTTTCATTGGCGCATTCGCGACAAAATCTTTTGGCATAAAAAATACTGCAGCCGAGACAGATAGATTTGTTGCAAATACTGCAATCGCCACCGATCACTAAAACTTGACCTCTGTTCAGCGGACTCCACGGATCTTTCATCACGAAACATTCTTCCGAAAAATATATCTGCTTAGCGAAGGGTGGCTTTTGACCTTTGTAATCGTAATGCTCCTCCAGTGGGCAGAATGCACATTTAAATTTTGGTCTAGGTACTGGTTTCTTCGATTCTTCGCCTGTCGTGGCGTCGTCGGATTCCTTGGAACAAGTTTGAGAATCGTCGATCGCTGCTTTACTCGTAGAAGCCGCCATCCTGTGcatagttggaaaaaaaaggtacaaAATACAGACTTCAATCGTGTATTgcagaaaattaattttcccaTCTTCATGGGAAACTAATCATTTCAGTACTTGATCTTTCTTACTCAGCGAATTTcatattcttcatttttttgtttatcatGGAGAGAGaatcatgaaatttcattcattagCTGTGCTCTCAATTGCGGAACAATGTGAAGTCGAACAACTTTATTTTCGATTCTACGATAAAATTGAATCTTTCGATCGAGTATTCAACATGATTTTTGGGCAATGATATCTTAGTAATTTGCACTACTTGGAAGCTCCATGAAAATCTGGGGAAATCAAGACTTCTGTACGAATGATGATGGGACTggaaaaaaactatatttctttttggttgtaaaaaatttgtctATTATCTACATCtttgtgaaattttgaagATGACACACGAAAAACCCATGATTCAATGCCTGAGAAATTTTTGATCTGAAATACTAAAACTCCACAATTTTCTAATGTACTTGTAATAAAAACATTTCTGGAAAATTTCTATGCAAATCCAACTTATCCATATCCATTCAcgtaacaatgaaaaattattcacttgctaaacaatattttattcaaaaaatggcTTCATCATTTCTCtaaatcacttttttcgaaGTATACGTTTACAAAGTTTCCAAAATCGCTGTCAATTCTTTTGAATTGTGAAAGGGATTTTTCCATACAATGAATCAACAAAAACATGGTGTAAATTCTCACTACGTTCTATTATTAAATACGTAATCGATAAATAATACAATTCAATATTTCTTGACAGAATTTGATTAGAGACAAgtgtaaatttcattttctagTATCAGCAGAGACTTGATCCTGTTGAGATTCTTTGGGCCACCACCTAGGTTTAATAACAGTAACCCGAGAACCAGAAATGTTGATAGTTTGCGCTGCAAGAGCTTCAGAAATTCTCACAAGTCCAAGGCCAAAACGGCCTTCATTGCCACGAAATTTCCCGACACTTTTGCCAGCTTCGTCGAGCAAATTATCGTcataattgaaattctttccttcgaaattttcgatcgtCAAAGGCATTAATCGTTTACGAACGACTCCGGTATGATGAGTACGAGCTGTCAATTCTTGACCGATGTAACAACCTTTGTGAAAACTGACACCGTGCATATAATCGCAATTCACCTCGAGAGGGAGAGCTTTGCCAACAGGCAAATCGTCGATTCCTTCACCAATGCCTAATCGGTAACGAAATTCTCGAtaattcgagtgatttttaCCCCTTTGAATATCGAAGCCCAAATGCTTGACAATTTGGTCTTCATCGACTTGTGCATTGCTCAAAATCCTCAAATTCAACTCGGGAATTCTCGGGTCTTCGTAGATAGCAATATCGTCAATGAGCTTGGTAGATTTGTTGCTTAAAGTGCCACACGGAAATATTTGACCTTCCAATTGCCATTTCGACATTTCCAAGTCTCCGGTCTCGTCGTTCGTAAATATTAGAGGATCGAACGTGCTCCATACTTTCATTTCATTCTCAAGCGAATCGATATCAACTTTACGCCGAACTTTGtacattttcaaatgtttttcaagatTGTTCGTTACTCTCGTGTCGCATTCGATGTAATAAATTGACTTTTCGAGGGTTTTGTATATTATGGATTCATACATAACGCGACCTTTCGTATTCAAAAATAGGGTATAAATACTCGCTGCGCCATCATCGAAATGTCTCATGTCGTTCGTTATCAAACCTTGCAAAAAATTCGACGACTCGTCACCTCTGACTCTTATCAAACTTCTATTGCCCAAATGTTCCAATATTTTCGATCCCGAGCCCGTTGAATTCAGGCGTGAGTTTTTGTTAGTACCACGTGACCACCTTTCCACGTTCAACGGTGCGAGAATTTTATTTGATCGTAGGAACGTTAATCTCGGCATAATTGccattgtttttgttttttttccttttacacAAACGTCAAACCACAAATTTGCTTTCAAATCTCTTTCATCTCTGAATTCGCAGAAATCTCTGATAGGAAAATACTACGAATATTCAGCATCAAGATTACGTTTTTTCTAACCTCACTTTTGCTATGCGTTGTATATTTCTATGATACTATTGAATTACGTGAAATACGAGTTCCTTTTTTGACTTACGTCGTTGTACGATGCGGTCTTTGTGATTAGGCAATCACAATTGACGTCGTCcgtttttaaaatgaattaacgGGATGAATATTGACAATTGACCTGTGTAAACTGTATGGTGACTGCGGTTCATTATCGGTGGACGATATGTGTACATTTATTTGATGCATGGATTCTATGGATTCAGTTCGTTCACAGATCTTCAACTATAGTCAAACGACCATCTATTTACGGGCcattaaaatattaaaattcttcaaataaaTTGACCAAAACCTATAAACtctcaaaaaatataaattcatattttcgagaCCGTGAATTAATTTTGTTATACACTGattgtttatttgaataatgacaaaattaaaaattgtgaaattatttaaattcaatcagggcaaaaaataaaatcatggaaTTTCACAAATGTCACCAATACGTTTGAATTGCTTTTAGAAATTAGCGTACGGTTTgatcgaaaaaacgaaaaattactTTCTGGGAAGCTTTAAAAATCATGCATAGACCTTGCATAAATTTCTTTAAGAttatttattatgaaaatGTATCAATCATCGactttacatatttttttacattattcTAACGTGAATTATAATTATACTTATACATAAGTCTTTCGAAATcccaaaatttaattttcaagaCAGTACATGTacaatatatattcataaatcactgcattgaaaacaaaagtaataAAACTTCCCCGTCGATAtggaaattaatgaaaaaagtaaacatAATGTGATTGATTATTGCGTACCAAAATATGATGTAGTCGTAAGCATATTATATTTTGAAAAGAAAGGTACTGACTTTTTGTTGTTCTAAGGTGAAAAGAATCGTTTGAcgatctcattattgtttaaAGAAATATTGCAtgacaaaatttgacgaaacAAAATAAAGCTCCGCAAAGTATTCATTATCAGATTGTCTGAAAACCATAACaattgggtttttttttcagataagaACGCTCCATTATACTTCCGAAAGCCCAAAATCGAATTCTGCGATGAAATTTGGCATACATCTTCTATTTGACAATACCCCTGAAAAGATATTTGGTCACTTGCAATATTTACTGAGATATTGAAATCATTTGCGGTGGTTGGGATTTTGATAACACGATCGAGACATCGCTGTTAGCAAGAGATATATAGAAGTATATCAGAACGTGTTGCaattatacagaaaaaattcaatatttcgaaaaacattGCGAGTCGTGAAATTTCGGTTTTGCGCTTTCAGAAGTTAATCCGAACGCTCAGAGCGAGTAATATATTTAATGAATAGAATTgcgtaaataaaaataagatgaAAAGTCAAGTTCAAAGTCGTTGGaaaagaatcatttttttttataaagtatCTAAAATATTTGGTATCGAATGAGCCAAAAAATGatattgttttatttgaagTTATCGTTGAAGCTAAAAATAGAACCAGCGAAAAGATGTTGGCGAACTGGAAATTATGCTCATCgaagaataacaaaaatattttctcttctttccaacgacgtgcgattcgagttcGTAAGAAATGGTCTATTACCCTTTATCCCGGTTACGAGTCGAAatcttcttctctttcgaaATGACATTCCAGCATCTCTTTCACCTGCTTCGGTGTGATCTCGTTGTAGGTCGAACTTATCTTTGCAGAGAGACCCCAAATGTTGGGATATCGTGTCGTAATGTTGAATCTTTCGAGATCATCGTCCGTAACTACGATTATCAAACTGACGTCTTCGAGATGAACGGAATTGTCAGAAGCACCGGATGCATTGTCGATCAACGTTTCACCTTCGCTCGAAAACGTTGGAACCAAGGTTCCTGAAGTGCTCGACGTTGTTTTAGCGGATGAATCGAGTTCTATCGATTGTCCGACgctcgaaacattttttacatttaccGTGATAGTTTTTTCTCGCATTGCGGTCGAATCGAGCACGCGGATAGCATTCGAATGTTTTATCGCTTCCTCGTCGTCCTCGATCTCTTCGGCTTCATCGTTGCCGGCCTTTTCATCTCTCGTGATTCTTTCCATGAAGATACGCTCAGTGGTGttggtgaaatttttcgtcgaagtCAAAGCTGAAACAATTCTATCAGCGAACCAAATGTACCGTCCGACAGATCCGTGAACTTCGATTTTATGCCTCGCAGCATCGTGACCGGTCTTGAACTCGATGTTGCAAAGCGCGCAGAAAGTATCGTGATGCAACAGGAAGTGATATCTGTAAAGTTCGTGgttattaaattgttttttacAAGTAACGCAAGGATAAGAAgaggaatcgattttttcggagTATCTCCTGTATTCGCAGAGGGAAACGAGCCTGTCGATGCCCAacattttcatcaatatttccGCGTCGATTTCGTTGCAGTTCCCACCTAAACGCCAACTTGAACCCACACACAAAACTTCACCGTTGTCCGAGGTAATGTGACGTTCTATCATGTGCCGTATTAATTTACCGTTTGGATACATTTTCTGGCATAGCTGGCATATCTCGTCGAAAATCGAGTGAATTTTCGTCATGTGATCCCTCAGCGTCGACCTTGAAAGACAGTACAACTGACACATAGCGCACTGTTGGATCTCGCTGTCATCGACGTACACCGACTTGTCTTTGTAGACGATCTGGTGTTCTTCGAAAGCGTCATCATCCTCGTCTTGGGAACTTTTGGCCGACGACTCATCATCGGGCACCGGGATTTTTGGCTTTCTTCCTCGCTTCTTCTTGCCCGCCTCGAAGAAACTCCCAATTTTCTGACCGATCGGACGCTTCGCCATGACCTTTTTCTTCTTGCTTCTGGAAGATCTCCATCTTCCACGTCGATGAGCAGGGGTGTCATCGGCCTTGATTGAATGATCGTCCTCGCCGGGATTTCCTTCGGTAGGAGCTTCGTTGATTTCCTCATTGCAGTGTCTTTCCGAATCGACTGGTTTTTCAAAGTCTTCGTCGTTCGTCGAGTCCGGCTTGGCCATACGCACGGGACTTGCCTTTCGGGTTTGATGAGGTCTGACGAATTGGTGTTTGCTTATGATGTGACGTTCTAGCATGCCGTTAGtgagaaaattctttttacaATCGTTGCAACTGTGGACTCCATTAGTTTCCATGTGCTTCTCCGTGTTGTGCAATCTCAGTGACATTCCACTGGTAAAAGTTTCGTTGCAAGCGCGACAATTATACGAGGCAACGTCCGTGCAAATGTGAACGTTTACCATCGTCACGTTCGTTATTACTTTGGAACAATTGTCGCAAACGTGGACCATCGAATCGTCGCCgtgaacaaaatatttgtGGCGACTGTAAGCCTGAAacagtttgaaattttgatcaCAAATCTCGCAAGTCCAACGTTGAGGCGACTCAGGCTCCTCGGAGCCTCGCGAACCACCGATTGGTGTTAGCACGTCGGTAAGCACAGTGTCTTTGAGACTGTCGTCGTGGAGGAAGAACAAATGTTCGTTCAACGATGTGCGATTGGCGAAGTGTCTGTTACACTTGCCACATGCTATTGGCAACTTTTCGTTGTTCTCGTCGGCCTCACCCACTTCCATTTCTAACGACTCTTCCAATTCACATATCCCAGCATTCTCAGATTCGTTCTTTGTCAAATCGAGACTTTTGGCCGAGGACTCATTGGGGTCGGATGTTTTCTGTGTTTTCACCGGAACTGCTGTCTCCTCGTCCTTTGAAATTTGTGACATTTCGTAAGATGCGAGAGTCGCTCGTCTCTTCGAACCAACCACAACTTTTTCACTTGCTCCGTTCGTCCCGAACAAAACTGCTACATtatcgtctctctctctttcgttgcgatacggaattattttttccttcattggAGAGAATTCATCGTATTCGAGTTCATCAGATTCCCCAAAGTTGTCCTCGTCCTCCGAATCCGACTGGACTAATACTTCCGACCGATCCTCGTACTCGGTTTTCGATTCATTTTTCCCGTTCTCACCATCCTTTAGAATCTTTTCGTCCACGCGAGTCAGTCGGCGTAACGACAAGTCTTCCGTTCGTCCAAATGTTCTctgagaattttcaaagctgaGAGATCTCGACGAACGTTCAGCAGCGTTTTTACCCTTGTATTTTTGAACAATATTCTCCTTGGCTGGTCCCCCGAGCGAAGAGCTTTGAGAACGATTGTT includes:
- the LOC122410173 gene encoding nucleolin-like; amino-acid sequence: MTKSKVANKQQLNNSKSSLHHSKDGSIQKKKQQKFKNTPTGKVHLINGTPSKSNGKQISPQNSNGGMKLPKSPKSPKSPKSPKDNGSNKTSSKDEKKQKEEEEDSDEDFNEGISITEIVSGQEDEEDDDDSSDEDAVPDVLKTTLPDATDESDTDFDVTTAENKGVKMFRGVGKVKQESEQSDEEDDEDDEDDEEDEDDEDDEDDDKPVLGLSALLGDSIKDESGDEDFVGLENSEDDDDDDDDDDDDDEEEESDDEMVDQSLNSSNVTSTDDDDDEEDEDENDDDDDDDEDDESMPGLTDLLGTSLADDSDDNDFEADDDEDEDEDISDEEDNEEVPESKNKNKKEKKSTSESPKQTPEEKAEQDKRTIFVGNLPKDVKVQVLAKEFKKFGPIQSIRLRGIIPEDPKMSLKVAAIKKKFHRKSGNICAFIVYKDEESVQKALAVNGKMFQGNYLRVDRSQRPSAGDKKKSVFLGNLPFTVEDNELWEAFKGCGRIESVRIIRHRQSGLGRGFGYINFETSDGAVLALSLDGTEISNRKVRVTACTSREASKKQQQSPEKGGKRKHQSESESNDSPKKVKTENSEGVERATHNSLNAERRKKKSNKRSQGDKQRAKAASASPKSDNSPQKFQGQTGGTKNKKEKQDKTSKKKKQIAAKLLAKPKKPSTN
- the LOC122410176 gene encoding putative transferase CAF17 homolog, mitochondrial, whose protein sequence is MAIMPRLTFLRSNKILAPLNVERWSRGTNKNSRLNSTGSGSKILEHLGNRSLIRVRGDESSNFLQGLITNDMRHFDDGAASIYTLFLNTKGRVMYESIIYKTLEKSIYYIECDTRVTNNLEKHLKMYKVRRKVDIDSLENEMKVWSTFDPLIFTNDETGDLEMSKWQLEGQIFPCGTLSNKSTKLIDDIAIYEDPRIPELNLRILSNAQVDEDQIVKHLGFDIQRGKNHSNYREFRYRLGIGEGIDDLPVGKALPLEVNCDYMHGVSFHKGCYIGQELTARTHHTGVVRKRLMPLTIENFEGKNFNYDDNLLDEAGKSVGKFRGNEGRFGLGLVRISEALAAQTINISGSRVTVIKPRWWPKESQQDQVSADTRK